ACCAGCTCAgtgtcttcctcttcttttaaaaTCCTTTGACTGAAGACTCGGTTCATACAAACAAGGGTAAGGATGGGCTGTGCGtcatctcttttcctccctcttctaaAAATAGCCCAACCTCCCGCTTGCCCGGGCCTACGTTTCCAAGGCAACGGTGTTCATTCACAGCTTTAAGCTTGCGTAGAGGATGAGGTGTGGAGGATCAGGATGGAAAGTGCTGCAGACTTTCCTCATAAACTCCCAACAGctataaaagaaaatgaatttagagtTTTTTGCTGATGGATCTTGAGATTTGCGTTACAGGATGAGGGGCTCTTCTCTACCCTGGAACCACTTTCACACGCAcctttttcctgcttgtttctGTGTGAAGATGACTCGGGAGATGAAGGATCTGTCTCTCAGGAGGACCGAGCCCTGACCCAAGGGGTGCTCAAGACTCTGGCCAACAAGCTAGACGACCTGAGCACCTGTCATGAGCTGATAGGAAAACACGGCGCCGCTCTCCAACGCTCCCTCAACGAACTGGAGGAACTGCGCGGGTGCTCCGACGGCAGCGACAGGGTGAAAGCGGTGAACGAACGAGCCACCCTCTTCCGCATCACCTCCAATGCTATGATCAATGTGAGTCCACGTGTGGTCACACTGACAGAGTAGCTGCTGCTGAGATGCTCCTCCGTCACTTGTAATGGCTGCTGTTGTCGCGCCTCAGGCTTGCCGTGACTTTGTGGACGTAGCAGACTCTTACAGCCGGAGGTGGCAGAAGACCCTGCAGTATGAGAAAGAGCAGCGCCACCACTTGGAAGAGACGATCGAGCAGTTGgccaaacagcacaacagccTAGAGAGAGCCTGGAGGGAGAATCCCTCCTCGtacacaggtgagtcacattCACCTGCTCGTGTTTGGGGAGTAATACTTGTCCCTCTTGTGGTCGGTAGGAGTACTGCATGTAGTAAATTGTGCCCAACTTTTGCCAGTTTGTCTTGATATTTATATCCATATCGAGGATGGATTTTCCTCAGGTGCTGTTTGTTTCCGCAGGTGTGGAGCATTCTCATGAGGGGGATGCCAGTGATGAGAACGATGAGTTCTTCGACGCCATGGAGGAATCACCTGCATTCATAACCGTGACCGCTGGTGGTAACgtgcagcacaggtgagagCAACGCTGCCGGGTGATGGAGCTACAGCAGCATCCCCAAGTGGATTTAAACCATTTATCCCCCCCCAGGCGCTCCGGAAGTAATCACAGTGTGATGAGCGGAGGGATGTCCAATGACTGGACTCACAATGAGAACGTGAGAAGACTGAAATCTCTACGTTACACCTTCTCCCTCGTGAGATTCACACACCGAATCCTTTGCGTTTTGTGTGCTCGAAGGACACCTCGAACCACATGCAGCTCCGGAGAACCAGACGCAGTTGTATTCCCGACAAACCCAATTACTCCCTCAACCTGTGGAGCATCATGAAGAACTGCATCGGCAAAGACCTCTCCAAGATTCCCATGCCTGTAAAGAAACTGGCTTATGATTCTGAGTGTTGACGGTCCACTGTAACGCACTTAACTCCTCCCGTCCGGGTGGCAGGTAAACTTCAACGAGCCGCTGTCCATGCTGCAGCGTCTGACCGAAGACCTGGAATACAGCGAGCTTCTGGACCGCGCCGCTCGCTGCGACTCCGCCCTGGAGCAGATGTGCCTGGTGGCCGCCTTCTCCGTCTCCTCTTACTCCACCACGGTTCACCGTACAGCCAAGCCCTTCAACCCCCTGCTGGGCGAGACCTACGAGCTGGACCGCCTGGAAGAGTTCGGCTACCGCTCCATCTCTGAACAGGTATTGGCCTTTTATGCTTAAAGCGGCTTAATGCAGAGAACAGAAATCTGAATCCAAGGTGACGCGTGCGCGTGACCTTCCAGGTCAGTCAtcatccaccagctgctgcgCACCACGTCACATCAGAGCGGGGATGGAGCCTGTGGCAGCACATCACTATTGACAGCAAGTTCCGCGGGAAGTACATTTCCGTGGTGCCGTTCGGTGAGAAAATGTCGCGTTTGAGATTATGGGACTTTTGaacctcctgcctgtctgtatCGTTGTTCTTTCCGTTCAAGGAAACATTCATTTGCTCTTCCACTCGAGCGGAAACCACTACATGTGGAGCAAAGTCACGTCGACGGTGCACAACATCATTGTGGGGAAACTTTGGATCGACCAGGTCTGCAGAACCTGTTTCATCCAGAGGAAAATTGCAGCGTCGTGCTCTGTGGtcacagctgtttcctgtctttcaACAGTCGGGGGACATCGACATCGTGAACATCACCACCAAGGACACCTGTCGTCTCAAGTTCTCCCCCTACAGCTATTTCTCCAGGGAAGTCCCACGCAAAGTAAGTCTGTTGGAGGTCAGCGCGTAATTGTGGACCTTTCAAAAGACAGACGCTCGATGGTGAATATCCGCTAGGGGGCGCTGGTTGGCTTCATTAAACCGATCCATTAGTGTTTTCAGAAATGTGCAACACTGAAGAGGAAATTGGATTActttaataaaataaccaaTCCAGGAAGTTTTATAACATTTATCCTCCTCTTCAGAGTCACATGTGGAACGTTTTAAATCTCAAATCCTAAAACTGAGGTCAAACGATGGCAACGTTGGACTGACAACAGATGACAAACAGATCAAATAACACTGCTGTACTGTTGACCATGTGGCGACAAAAGCTGTGCATTTTAAAGGGAAGAGACAACATCGTATCCATGGTAGCAACAATCTAGCAGTCGGAGCATGATTGTAATTGAGCCCTTCTTCCTGTTGcctcctctggtctccaggtaACTGGAGTGGTAGAGGACAGAGAGGGCACGGCCCATTACATCCTGTCGGGGACATGGGATGACAAGATGGAGAGTGCGAAGATAGTGGACAGCAGCCAGGGATGTGGGGGCTCTGAGTGCAAACAGAAGATGGTTTATCAGACTCTTGCGCCCAAACTGCTCTGGAAGAAATACCCGCTTCCGTATGTTTACATCGTCTAAAACATTTACCCATTTTAGGTTTGTGTGTTCTCTTCTGTCCTGTGTCCTTCCTCCTCGACTGACGCTTCCTCTTGTTCTGTTCTGTCCTTCTGCCTGCAGAGATAACGCGGAGAACATGTACTTTTTCTCTTCCTTGGCGCTGACTCTCAATGAGCCAGAGGAGGGAGTCGCACCCACAGACAGCCGCATGAGGCCAGACCAGAGGCTGATGGAGGCAGGACTGTGGGATGAAGCAAATGTCCAGAAACAGCGTCTGGAGGAGTGTCAAagactggagaggaagaggagagaggcacAAGCCACTCAGGCCCTGGAGGAAGGTGAGATGGAGAGAACTGGTACAGTTTCAGCCTTCGATGATGCAGTCACCATATACAATATCATCATCATGTGCATCTATAAAGCTTCCTTTACTCTGTGTTAGACATGCCAGCTTGATTTTACTGTTTGGACAACATATCATAGATTTgctggcattttttttttccttacaaGGAATTTCTCCAAATCTTCTTCTGCCTATTGGCTTAAACAACTACGGTACTATTTGTGTAGCTCTTGTTACTGCCTGTAGGGGGAAACAGACGTCAGGGTTTGTTATTTTTCCAATCAACTTCTTACATTCTTACAAATCAATGGAAATAAGTTTCACACTCCTCATCCCTTCTTAGACACTCTAAGTGCTCTCTTAACTGCATTTCAATCTGCATTTTTGCTGTTACACTTTGCTTGTCTTTCTGCTTATTTTCTCCCTTGAGGCAATAGTTTTAAGCTCTTGTGTATTttaccttcagcagcagaaaaacagttcagcttcagggtttgttttacgcaacatttttttcttttagcaaTTATTGGTAGTAAAGTTTAAATTCTGCTTCTAAGGACAGTACAATAGGGGGTATTTTAGCCTTATAATGCTCTCAGCAGACCTTTCCACTTTTCTGCACCTTATGCAATGACTTGCAATTTATTTCAGCTTTGACGCTCATTTCCTGCAGGATGTGTAATTTCTCGCCTGGATTATCCCACTTGTGGAAGCCTGTTTTCCATAAAGATGATGGAGTTGGGCTGTGCTATTCTTTCTCATTAGGACAAGACATTGAGGGCTACCAGCCGCTGTGGTTTGAGAAGAGGACAGATGATTCAACAGGAGAAAGCACCTACGTCTACAGAGGTGGATACTGggaggccaaagacagacaggaCTGGAGCCAGTCCCCTGAGATCTTCTGAACCAAAAAGGTTCTCAGAGACGCCCGCCAGGAACACATGTGTGAACCAGCTCGTGAAAGAAGCCACCACACCCAAAATTCCAAGCATTAAAACGACTGTCTGAAGTCTGCAGTTCTATATTAGCCTGACTTTTGTGCACAATCAGCTCGGCAGAGAATTAATTTACGAGGAGGACAGGGTGTACAGTGAAACTGCTTCTGCAGTTTAGGAGACTTGaatagttggggggggggggggggggggggggggggcatcctgacCTGCACTGCAGCTACTCTGGCCTCACCCTGCAACTCAAACATTTACACATTGCTCATTTCTAAAAAATTTCCTTCATGTCAAGTGGACTCAAATATCAGTGGAATCACTGGAAACAATGGGCACTATTTAAATCAATCCGTCCGTCAGTTGTACTGTATATAAGGTCTAATGCTGCACAAAATCATCAGTATCATGTGACATGAAAGTCATTTAAGgaaatgtaatgtaaatttAAGAAACAGAAATTAATGTCAGAAACTTGTAGCGACATGTATTCTAGTGCTTTAGTGTGCAAGTAAGCACTGTAGGCTCATAGTTAATGTATGTTCAGTAATAATGGTGACATTTATATGGTTTCCAACATGCTGTGTATTACAGAATCATGCTGCCTGATTATTTCTGGCCTGTATATAGCAATAATATAGAGAAAGATAGCTTGGATCAAAATATATTTGTAAATACgattgtttggtttgttgtatTATCAATAGGTAAAGCACAATACTACCTGCAGGTAATGGTATATGCTACTTAAACTTTTTCATGCCAACATGTACTGTAGCTATGCATGGTTTTAGAGTGCTTCAGCACTTTTGTAGTGAAAAGCCTCTTCACCTTGTTGACTATTTGTGGACTATTACTGAAACATGATGTGAATTCACCTTCTGTGCCCAAAGATCTCAAAAATGTTTTTGAGCTCAAATAAAAATGCTACGCTATTACGGTCCCATCATTCACTGCCAAAGTATGGTTGTGTAATAGGGTTAATCTTGGCTTTATCCTTGGGACAACAGTTGGTGCCACAGGCATCCTGGCTGTCATGATATATTCATCTTGAAACAGTCTCTGGTCTGAAATTAAAGACAAATGTTTCATCGGAGGATCAATAAACACTTAAGATTTAACTTTATTCACACTGTATCACGCAATGGAATGCTCTCAGGGCTTCGAGCACGTGCATGAATATCCCAAGATGATTGAGTGGTGGCAACACAtgtagttgttgtttttccccattCGTTACagccaaatatttgttttcctgcGGGCTGTCCCCTGTGTTTACTGACTCATGATCAGCCATCCCAAGACAAAGGTTCCATCTTTGTCATCGGAGAGTCCTTGAGTTCAAACAAACCAGTGTAAATGAATTACagcattctaaaaaaaaaacagaac
The sequence above is drawn from the Takifugu rubripes chromosome 6, fTakRub1.2, whole genome shotgun sequence genome and encodes:
- the osbp2a gene encoding oxysterol-binding protein 2, whose amino-acid sequence is MNELVRCLPSPTLPGLHLPCGDTCKGWLFKWTNYLKGYQRRWCVLSNGLLSYYRTQAEMAHTCRGTIPLATAHIEVGETCHFVLTSGGRSYHLKATSEGECQRWVSALQQAKASATLLMPHSDDSGDEGSVSQEDRALTQGVLKTLANKLDDLSTCHELIGKHGAALQRSLNELEELRGCSDGSDRVKAVNERATLFRITSNAMINACRDFVDVADSYSRRWQKTLQYEKEQRHHLEETIEQLAKQHNSLERAWRENPSSYTGVEHSHEGDASDENDEFFDAMEESPAFITVTAGGNVQHRRSGSNHSVMSGGMSNDWTHNENDTSNHMQLRRTRRSCIPDKPNYSLNLWSIMKNCIGKDLSKIPMPVNFNEPLSMLQRLTEDLEYSELLDRAARCDSALEQMCLVAAFSVSSYSTTVHRTAKPFNPLLGETYELDRLEEFGYRSISEQVSHHPPAAAHHVTSERGWSLWQHITIDSKFRGKYISVVPFGNIHLLFHSSGNHYMWSKVTSTVHNIIVGKLWIDQSGDIDIVNITTKDTCRLKFSPYSYFSREVPRKVTGVVEDREGTAHYILSGTWDDKMESAKIVDSSQGCGGSECKQKMVYQTLAPKLLWKKYPLPDNAENMYFFSSLALTLNEPEEGVAPTDSRMRPDQRLMEAGLWDEANVQKQRLEECQRLERKRREAQATQALEEGQDIEGYQPLWFEKRTDDSTGESTYVYRGGYWEAKDRQDWSQSPEIF